A genomic region of Methanofollis fontis contains the following coding sequences:
- a CDS encoding argininosuccinate synthase: MTPNRVILMLALLCMIAGGACAAPTTSVHVSAIAEDGTTVLNETTVDYHWMEENLPVLGDGVTHYYHQGPVFTDDKEEQWDRNETTNFKDHGAVKATDLADICDLVGGMAPGDEVMVKAGDGYHIEFDYANVYGPDPRQGPIGICWYNGEDAAVGERQGVGYPPDYHAGMRLVFFADTSTNAEGLHVFGNQDMRECFPAERLHLFNDLYPSTNGYTVKWIDEVRVYKGGYSGAKNVPVKSLQDPAGAEQPVNAESTQSAGPLFGFLVGLGVAAGVWRTRR, translated from the coding sequence ATGACCCCGAACAGAGTCATTTTGATGCTGGCCCTGCTGTGCATGATTGCCGGTGGGGCCTGTGCGGCACCGACAACCTCGGTGCATGTGTCAGCGATTGCAGAGGACGGTACAACCGTCCTGAATGAGACGACGGTCGATTATCATTGGATGGAGGAGAACCTCCCGGTGCTCGGGGATGGCGTGACGCATTATTACCACCAGGGTCCGGTGTTCACGGACGACAAGGAGGAGCAGTGGGACCGGAACGAGACCACGAACTTCAAGGACCACGGCGCAGTGAAGGCTACGGACCTTGCCGACATCTGTGATCTCGTCGGCGGGATGGCGCCCGGCGATGAGGTGATGGTCAAGGCAGGTGATGGCTACCATATCGAGTTCGATTATGCGAACGTGTATGGACCTGATCCGCGTCAGGGGCCGATCGGCATCTGCTGGTATAATGGCGAGGACGCAGCGGTCGGAGAGCGGCAGGGTGTCGGCTACCCGCCGGACTATCATGCAGGGATGCGTCTTGTCTTCTTTGCCGACACCTCGACCAATGCGGAGGGACTGCACGTCTTTGGCAACCAGGACATGCGCGAGTGCTTCCCTGCCGAGCGTCTCCATCTCTTCAACGACCTCTATCCCTCTACCAATGGATATACGGTGAAGTGGATCGACGAGGTGCGGGTCTATAAGGGCGGCTACAGCGGTGCAAAGAATGTGCCGGTGAAGTCCCTCCAGGACCCTGCCGGGGCTGAACAACCGGTGAATGCAGAGAGCACACAGAGCGCAGGTCCGCTCTTCGGATTCCTGGTTGGACTGGGCGTTGCCGCTGGCGTATGGAGGACGAGGAGATGA
- a CDS encoding molybdopterin-dependent oxidoreductase — MNRRCALFLAVFALICAAVACGCTGTLDPGVQTGEEVSWNLTISDGTTEEILTLSEIRELPAWEGYGHAVSTVGIKYGPYTVRGVELTTLLDRIGGFDEGDQVGISAPDGYYWVFDDEQMAGKGFVTFDADLKEKPSPPLAVVLAYEFNGTAISEEDGGPLRIVVGTDEPGTITEGSAWVKWVDRIEVKRS, encoded by the coding sequence ATGAACAGACGTTGTGCCCTGTTCCTGGCAGTATTTGCCCTCATCTGCGCGGCGGTCGCCTGCGGTTGTACCGGCACGCTCGATCCCGGGGTTCAGACCGGCGAGGAGGTGTCCTGGAACCTCACGATCTCTGACGGAACCACCGAGGAGATCCTCACCCTCTCAGAGATCAGAGAACTCCCTGCCTGGGAGGGATACGGGCACGCGGTTTCCACGGTCGGGATCAAGTACGGTCCCTATACGGTCAGGGGCGTGGAACTGACGACGCTGCTCGATCGTATCGGCGGGTTTGACGAGGGTGATCAGGTCGGAATATCAGCACCTGACGGGTATTACTGGGTCTTTGACGACGAACAGATGGCCGGAAAGGGTTTTGTGACCTTTGATGCCGACCTCAAGGAGAAACCCTCGCCGCCCCTCGCGGTGGTGCTGGCCTATGAGTTTAACGGCACGGCAATTTCAGAAGAGGACGGCGGACCCCTCAGGATTGTTGTGGGCACCGATGAACCGGGCACCATCACCGAGGGGAGCGCCTGGGTGAAGTGGGTGGACCGGATCGAGGTGAAACGGTCATGA
- the wtpA gene encoding tungstate ABC transporter substrate-binding protein WtpA, which yields MRGASLLLLALAVVFVLTAGCTGEEERVEVKVIPAGSLLLPLESVEAGFEETHPGVDIQIEGHGSIQCVRQVTDLHRPVDLVVVADENLIPDMMYRPREDGGGNYTDSYTSFATNRMVIAYTGSSRYADEITTENWYEILSRPDVVVGISNPMLDAAGYRSLMVTTLAGDYYGDDTIFGDILGDHLRPNVSVSMEGNVTTITLPEVLKPESGKVRIRDGSIYLLSLLDAGGVDYALEYRSVAEGHGLQYILLPPEIDLSSAVHADNYRRVVVSLGFQRFSSIGSERIGAPIVYAATVPNGAPHPEIANEFMGYMIEEFSKGYEMWPDPVKGGN from the coding sequence ATGAGGGGCGCCTCTCTCCTTCTACTCGCTCTTGCGGTTGTTTTCGTGCTTACAGCAGGGTGCACCGGCGAGGAGGAGCGAGTGGAGGTGAAGGTGATCCCTGCCGGAAGCCTTCTTCTCCCCCTGGAGAGCGTGGAGGCGGGATTCGAGGAGACCCATCCCGGTGTCGATATCCAGATCGAGGGGCATGGCAGCATCCAGTGCGTCAGGCAGGTGACCGATCTCCACCGCCCGGTTGATCTGGTGGTGGTCGCGGACGAGAACCTGATCCCTGACATGATGTACCGACCCCGGGAGGACGGGGGTGGCAACTACACTGATTCCTACACCTCCTTTGCCACCAACCGGATGGTGATCGCCTATACGGGGTCCAGTCGTTATGCCGACGAGATCACCACCGAAAACTGGTACGAGATCCTCTCCCGTCCTGATGTGGTCGTCGGCATCTCAAACCCGATGCTCGATGCTGCGGGATACCGCTCTTTGATGGTGACCACCCTTGCCGGCGACTATTATGGTGACGACACGATCTTCGGGGACATTCTCGGCGATCATCTCCGCCCGAACGTGAGCGTGAGCATGGAGGGGAATGTCACCACCATCACGCTCCCAGAGGTGCTGAAACCGGAAAGCGGGAAGGTCAGGATACGGGACGGGAGCATCTATCTCCTCTCGCTTCTTGATGCAGGCGGTGTGGACTATGCCCTTGAGTACCGGAGCGTGGCCGAAGGGCATGGTTTACAGTATATCCTGCTCCCGCCGGAGATTGATCTCTCATCTGCCGTCCATGCAGACAATTACCGGCGAGTCGTGGTCTCTCTCGGGTTCCAGAGGTTCAGTTCGATTGGGAGCGAACGCATCGGAGCACCGATCGTGTATGCGGCGACGGTCCCGAATGGTGCGCCGCACCCGGAGATCGCAAATGAGTTTATGGGGTATATGATTGAAGAGTTCAGTAAGGGCTATGAGATGTGGCCCGATCCTGTAAAGGGGGGAAATTGA
- a CDS encoding PocR ligand-binding domain-containing protein, which yields MLIAGTENPSEYCGGARYLKTLLESIHSISGISCSFLTVEWAVSVAAGTPFFCTECCQYRQDTSGRSCRKPMKNTGMADEPVMFRCSAGFWHVAAPVLFDGCHRATLLAGPFLSAEGDDMRGSALPQADSSVPVSDPVVDVAKGVPVLRQEVARGVLALISSSAELLSMYATSNLRRMREAEERRTTEIRLHQSENLYRTIFEHSGTAMAIVRGDGSIIWANICFSNLFMIDQDALCGVSWTIFASPEEQVRLEQILRQQEDEPTFTVQNYETTLSSVEGREIRAILNVGMIPQSDRYVISLLDVTERRHLEEVRASAFDQIERNFTQLAVLNDQIRNPLAAIVGLAGMSESEDAGDILRHAMTINAIVTHLDERWLESETVRKYLRKHHHIET from the coding sequence ATGCTCATCGCCGGAACGGAAAACCCCTCTGAATATTGTGGGGGTGCCCGTTATCTGAAAACCCTCCTTGAGAGTATCCATTCTATTTCCGGCATATCGTGCAGTTTTTTGACTGTTGAATGGGCTGTGTCTGTTGCTGCCGGGACTCCCTTCTTCTGCACTGAATGCTGTCAGTATCGTCAGGATACATCTGGTAGATCGTGCCGGAAACCTATGAAAAATACTGGTATGGCTGATGAACCTGTTATGTTCCGGTGCAGCGCCGGTTTCTGGCATGTCGCCGCTCCGGTGCTGTTTGATGGTTGTCATCGTGCGACGCTTCTGGCAGGGCCGTTTCTGTCTGCTGAGGGGGATGATATGCGCGGTTCGGCTTTGCCGCAGGCCGATTCCTCCGTTCCGGTGTCAGATCCGGTTGTCGATGTCGCTAAGGGCGTGCCGGTGCTGCGGCAGGAGGTGGCGAGAGGTGTTCTCGCCCTCATTTCGTCCAGTGCAGAACTCCTCTCGATGTATGCCACCAGCAATCTCCGACGTATGCGGGAGGCAGAGGAGAGGAGAACTACAGAGATCCGTCTTCATCAGTCCGAGAATCTCTATCGGACGATTTTTGAGCATAGCGGGACCGCCATGGCGATCGTTCGCGGTGACGGTTCGATCATCTGGGCGAATATCTGTTTTTCAAACCTCTTCATGATCGATCAGGACGCCCTCTGTGGGGTGTCGTGGACGATCTTCGCCTCTCCTGAAGAGCAGGTGAGGCTCGAACAGATTCTCAGGCAACAGGAGGATGAACCGACCTTTACGGTTCAGAACTATGAGACCACGCTCAGCAGTGTCGAAGGGCGGGAGATCCGGGCGATCCTGAATGTCGGGATGATCCCGCAGAGCGATCGCTATGTCATCTCCCTCCTTGACGTAACAGAAAGGCGGCATCTTGAAGAGGTTCGTGCGTCGGCGTTCGATCAGATCGAGCGGAATTTTACGCAGCTAGCAGTTCTCAACGACCAGATCAGAAACCCGCTGGCTGCCATCGTTGGTCTGGCAGGGATGAGCGAGAGTGAGGATGCCGGGGATATCCTCAGGCATGCGATGACCATCAACGCCATTGTCACACACCTCGATGAACGATGGCTTGAATCCGAGACTGTCCGAAAATACCTCCGCAAACACCATCATATTGAGACGTGA
- a CDS encoding nucleotidyltransferase domain-containing protein, translating to MTMGSPGADLFGPETGRLHVLDREERARVLREIGDVMGRFPVVSLGYVFRSFLRGPFHDLDCAVLLSGSHSPYEAMKIARRIEGEIERAIGYLCVVECRVLNDAPVSFAYEVIRAGRAVYVREPAVRIRYEAGLISAWQDYRETLVWFNRRYLGGSP from the coding sequence ATGACGATGGGCAGCCCTGGAGCAGATCTTTTCGGGCCGGAAACCGGCCGCCTCCATGTCCTCGACCGGGAGGAGAGGGCTCGCGTTCTCCGGGAGATCGGGGATGTCATGGGTCGGTTCCCCGTAGTCTCTCTGGGTTATGTCTTCCGTTCGTTTCTCCGGGGGCCGTTTCATGACCTCGATTGTGCAGTTCTTCTCTCTGGATCCCACTCGCCGTACGAGGCGATGAAGATCGCCCGGCGTATCGAGGGGGAGATCGAGCGGGCGATCGGCTACCTCTGCGTCGTCGAGTGCCGGGTCCTCAACGATGCCCCGGTTTCGTTTGCCTATGAGGTGATCAGGGCCGGGCGTGCGGTGTATGTGCGTGAGCCTGCTGTGCGGATCAGGTATGAAGCAGGTCTGATCTCGGCCTGGCAGGACTATCGAGAGACGCTGGTCTGGTTCAACCGGCGGTACCTGGGGGGATCGCCGTGA
- the hepT gene encoding type VII toxin-antitoxin system HepT family RNase toxin yields MVLHALLIAIQATIDIANHLIAGEDLRRPSTYRESFVILSERGVLTPELGEAMGDLAGFRNVLVHIYWRLNLEEVYRVLQDDLPVVREFEAVVKGYLKER; encoded by the coding sequence ATGGTACTCCATGCTCTCCTGATCGCCATTCAGGCAACGATTGATATTGCCAATCACCTGATTGCAGGAGAGGATCTCAGGCGGCCTTCGACCTATCGGGAGAGTTTTGTCATTCTCTCGGAGCGGGGAGTTCTCACGCCCGAACTCGGGGAGGCGATGGGCGATCTGGCCGGGTTTCGGAATGTGCTCGTCCATATCTACTGGCGCCTCAACCTGGAGGAGGTATATCGGGTTCTGCAGGACGATCTCCCGGTGGTCCGTGAGTTTGAGGCTGTGGTGAAGGGGTACCTGAAGGAGCGTTGA
- a CDS encoding type II toxin-antitoxin system HicB family antitoxin translates to MIIEYITAAMHHARYEIIEDDEPHYGEVPKLPGVRATGTTLEACREGLAEVIDDWLVIRLRRGMPIPLEP, encoded by the coding sequence ATGATCATCGAATATATAACAGCGGCGATGCATCACGCCCGCTACGAGATCATCGAGGACGACGAACCCCACTATGGTGAGGTCCCCAAACTCCCCGGAGTCCGGGCCACCGGCACAACGCTCGAGGCGTGCCGGGAAGGTCTGGCCGAGGTCATCGATGACTGGCTCGTGATCAGGCTGAGAAGGGGGATGCCCATCCCGTTGGAACCATAA
- a CDS encoding type II toxin-antitoxin system RelE family toxin, translating to MRYSLIYSKRVQRKIRHLPEEAAVRIIGALELLAEEEYPHLKVKRLTNSPLFSLRVGVYRVILAFEHQQFVIMAVDVDHRKNVYDRL from the coding sequence GTGAGATACTCGCTCATCTACTCGAAAAGAGTCCAGCGCAAGATCAGACACCTCCCGGAGGAGGCTGCCGTCCGGATCATCGGGGCGCTCGAACTGCTGGCGGAAGAAGAATACCCTCATCTCAAGGTGAAGCGCCTGACCAATTCACCGTTATTCTCCCTGAGGGTAGGAGTGTACCGGGTGATCCTGGCGTTTGAGCACCAACAATTCGTTATTATGGCAGTCGATGTCGACCACCGAAAAAATGTCTATGATCGGCTGTGA
- a CDS encoding type IV pilin: MNLFHSEEAVSQVMAVALMVAVTALLAGVVASFCLSATQPLPESYSVGATAERINGGIAVAYYGGQDAHKVHHLNWTINGVEQTDWLDAEVGANAQNTTPVPSTRCRVTVAATFTNGAGQVILDTTI; the protein is encoded by the coding sequence ATGAACCTGTTCCATAGTGAAGAGGCAGTCTCGCAGGTTATGGCTGTGGCCCTGATGGTCGCCGTTACCGCCCTGCTCGCAGGGGTCGTGGCATCGTTCTGCCTGAGCGCCACGCAACCCCTCCCCGAGTCGTATTCGGTCGGGGCGACGGCAGAGCGGATCAACGGGGGGATCGCGGTGGCCTATTACGGCGGACAGGACGCCCACAAGGTCCACCACCTGAACTGGACGATCAACGGGGTTGAACAGACCGACTGGCTCGATGCGGAGGTGGGTGCTAATGCACAGAACACCACGCCCGTGCCGTCGACACGGTGCCGGGTGACCGTCGCCGCCACGTTCACAAACGGGGCGGGGCAGGTCATCCTGGACACAACAATCTAA